The genomic window CTCCAATGTTTGCAGTTTGCACTACTGGTACCTATATCTTGGGCTCGAAATTTGTGTGAGCGGATGCTGGACGCAATCCAAGCCTTCGCTCCGTGCTTACTCCGTAGCAAGTAGCAACACAGCAACGGGCAGTGTCACCCGTCCCGACTCCTGAGAGAGAATCGAAGACTCTACTTTCAAGGACACCAACAGATTCAATTTTACTGGATGCTCCTCTTGCCGCTCGCTGGCGCATTTATCATGTTTTCATTttaaaccatatattttttaaaaaattgataaacaCATATATGTACTTAATTCATTATCAAACACTGATAATGCCTAAGAAATTTTGACAACATATTTAGCCTATTCTATCAACACTTGATAATGTTATCAACTTGTTAAAATCTCGGCGTTGCCAAATTTTAGAAATGTTCATTTTGACACTGAACACAGAACATATCCTAAGGAACTCTAGTTCCGCGTCTAATTTATCTCATAATAATCATTTGCAACACCTGATCACTTGGTCTCGGATGGGTTTACATTCTTTATCATAATTGCACTACCATTACACACGTGTGAGACAGTAGAAAGATAGGACCACGTATTACTCACAGTAATGATAGTAGCATTACGGTAGAGTATCCTCGCCTCGATACGTTGCTTTGGATCCACTCCTCTTACGGGAATGCACGTAGTTTTATCAGCCCTCTCTCCACGTGCCATCCCTGCTTTTTTCCACACCGTCCTCAGTAAACAACCGATACCATCCTTAAGTCGTCTCCCAATGACAGTGATGAAAAATTCTTGCTTACCACTGGCCGCTGACACTGACACTGCCTCCCCCTTCAAGCTAGTACCTCTACCTCCCAATGCCGGAGtcaccgacatcgccgcccacctcgccgctgccggGATCGCCCACCAATAATgccacgccgccgtccccggTGTCGGCGTTGCTGCGAGCCACCGTGCTGTTCGCCGCCTTCCTAGCCCTCCAGCTCGTGCTCTTCAAGTCCCTCCTCACGTTCCCAAGCTCCCGGTTcctgccggcgccgcgccgcagcAACAGCACCTGGGCCAACGGCGCCGTGGACGACGCCGAGGAGTGCAAGGCCGGGCTCATCTACGTCTACGACCTCCCGCCGGAGTTCAACCACGACCTCGTCGCCCACTGCGACCGCCTGTGGCCGTGGTACTCCTTCTGCCCCTACCTCTCCAATGGCGGCCTCGGCCGGCCCGCCGCCGAGGTACCGGCGCTCTCCGCCGTCGTGCCGAACGCGTCGCTGCCCAACTGGTACAACACCGACCAGTTCCCGCTCGAGGTCAtcgtccaccgccgccttctGTCCCACCGGTGCCGCACCATCGACGCGTCGCTCGCCACCGCGTTCTACGTGCCGTTCTACGCGGGCCTCGACGTCGGCAGCCACCTGTGGGGCCCGAACAGCACCGTCGCCGACCGCGACCGCGCCGGCGCGCGGCTCCTCCGGTGGCTCAGGGGGCAGCCGTTCTTCGCCAAGTCCGGCGGGTGGGACCACTTCATCACGCTCGGGCGCATCACGTGGGACTTCCGCCGGTACGGCGCCGACGGGTGGGGCACCAACCTGGTGCTCATGCCCGGGATGGAGAACGTCACCCGCCTCGTCATCGAGGGCGACCGCCTCGACCCGCTCGACGTCGGCGTCCCTTACCCGACGGGGTTCCacccgcggcgcgccgccgacgtccgCGCGTGGCAGGAGCACGTGCTGTCCCTGGACCGCCGCAACCTGTTCGGGTTCGCCGGCGCGCCGCGTTCCGGGTTCCCGGACGACTTCAGGGACGTGCTGCTGGAGGAGTGCGAGGACGCCGGGAGcgaccgctgccgcgccgtggACTGCCGGGGCACGCGGTGCAACGACGACGGTGCGGCGGTGATGAGGCTGTTCATGGGGTCCCGCTTCTGCCTGCAGCCGCGCGGGGACAGCTTCACGCGGCGGTCCCTGTTCGACTGCATGGTGGCCGGCGCCGTGCCGGTGCTGTTCTGGCGGAGGACGGCGTACGACGCGTACCGGTGGTTCCTgccgcgcggcgaggagggggagtGGTCGGTGTTCATCGACCGGCGGGCGCTGCGGGTGGGCAACGTGAGCGTGCGGGACGTGCTGGAAGGGTACAGCGAGCGGCGGGTGCGGCGGATGCGGGAGCGCGTGGTGGAGATGATACCCAGGCTGGTGTACGGCTCGTCGCCCGACGGCCTCGGCGACGGCATGGACGACGCGCTTGACGTCGCTCTCGGCGGCGTCCTCAAGCGGttccgccaccgccggtggaGCATTGGGCATGAAGGTGCGTTGCATCGCCTCTCCCTTtgttttatctttcttttttgcttGATTTTAGAACTAGAATTGAATTTAAGTCAACTTGAATTGAATTTTAGTACATCTTGGATCGAATCAAATTACTTTTTACGTTCACTGTAACAATTTTTGTTGGCTTTCGTGAGCATTGCAGCAGAGCGCCCGCCTGGGCGTTTGGTCGCTGGGGCACCACCACGGCGTGGCAGCAGCAAAACGACGACGCCTCCAACTTCTAACGGGAGAAACGGATCGGTGATTGGGCAGCGTGCGTCGCGGCACAGATCAACGGCGGCGTCCTCGGCGTACATAAAAACCGTCCTATCGGAAGCACCGGCATCAAGAAGCAAAAGCTTGCAGCTATCTTGACAAGCTTTTAACTTTCAAAGTTAAGCATAGAACATGCTTAGGGGTTAATTACTGAAGTCTCAGTCGCAATCTCTCTGATCTCGGATCATGGAGCAAGAGGGTCAAATTCGCAGGAGGTTACATACAGAAGAGGTGATCTGGGGTCCTGTTGATTCCGGGGCTCAGGGTTTAAGAAATGATTAACCAGCTGTTTACTGCCACAGTGCCACCGCCCTCGATGCGTCGGTGTTCATTGCAGTTGACCTAAAGATGGATTATTTGCAGGGTCTAGGGGTAGAACTGTAGAACGCGCATATGACTGAGAGGTGTTATTGTATACTTGGGCACAGGTTTTGAGAAATACTATAAAGCTGTTGGTACCATTTGGGTTTACTTATTatagcaaatttaatagtataaccaactactatttctaatttatctatagttaATTTATATGATAGTTATCTACGAACATATACTATacaatattaatatatgattctacttgtcatacatacattgtgtcttggagttcatgctgcagctagctacaaatatgtagcctgatgttcttttctcttctcattTATTTTCTCGacatgtgtttatagctgattTACAGTCTACTATTATGCTtacatgtgtttatagctgattTACAGTCTACTATTATGCCTGCTGTTATAGTATCTCCAATCACAAAACCAGATGTTAACCGAGAACAGTGACAAGTCATTGCAACAATTTGGTGCCCCATCCAAATTTAAAAGCTTGCAGGTGAATCGATGCATGGTTTATTTGTGTGCCACTTGTGGTTTAATGTTGGCTGTACACAAATCCACAGGGGAAAAAATTCTGAGATGAGCAGCTGTCACAAGTAGTAgtaaacaaaaatcaacttgTCGATTCTTGAAATTGGCAATAAGAAAAGAAGTAGCATACGAGATCTAAAATGGAATACTTGACATACGTGTTGGAACAATTTTTTGAGTTCAGAGATGCTACTTTTTTGAAAATGAATTTCACATGAAAGATgcacctagcacttctagtgAAGAACCCATTTTACCCTTTGATTCTTTTGTGCCGATAGAACACGATGAATAGACGCCTGTGAAAAATCCTAAGGAAAATAACACTGTAGCCACTTGAAGGAGCGAGAGACAAATGACTGCAAAGTTTTTTAGTGATAACTACATTGTATACCTTGTGGATGACACTCCAATAACCATTGAAGAGACATTATGTGCTGACGTTGACTATTGAAGGAAGGTTTACAGTGAGATGGATTTAATTATGTCTAGTGATACTTGGAAAGTCATTGAACGTCTTGACTGGTGCAaagtaggatgcaaatgggttttcaagaaaaaaacttatgcctgatggtacaattgaaaagtacaaggcaagatttatggccaagggttatacccaaaaagaaTATGCGGATTTTTCGATACTAATTCACTAGTTGCTCTGTTGACCACGATTCGAATACTACTTGCTCtagcagcctctcatggtcttcttTTTTAATCAGATGGGCATTAAAACATCTTTCCTTAAtgaggagttggaggaggagatttACATTGATCAACTAGACATGTTTGTATTAGAAGGTCAAGAGGAAATGGTGTGCAAGTTGTTCTAGTCTTTATATAGCCTTAAGCAAACAACTAAGCAGTGGCATGAGAAAGTTCGACAGAACTCTGACATCCACTATCTAAACTGACAAATGCGTGTACTACCGCTATGGTGAGGGAGAAGGAGTGATCTTGTGCTTATATTTCAATGGCATGCTGATTTTTGGGACCAGtctcaatgtgattgaggaggtcaaggactttcTATCCCAAAGCTTTGAGATGACATATTtggggcctgtttggcacaactctagctcccaactccaacttacctagaGCCGGAGCTGTGCCAAATGGTCCAGATCCTTCGTATTTTTGGAGTAGAGTTAGCAGAGTTGCTCCTATAAAAATGAactagggggggggggggggtggtgatGGAGTTTTGCtactccacagctccactccatcCAAAAGACCCAATACCTTTTAATTTTTCAACGTATTTGTGCAAAACTACCACTGACCTATCCCAACACACCTCCTCACCTCTCCCTCCCATAACCCTCCTAGCCACCGAGCCAAGCGGCGATAGGCGAACAGGCGGTGAGCAGCAGGCTGACTGTGGCGTTTCGGTGGCGGCTTAgcggagctgccggtgggtagCAGGCTGACGACAACGCTCGAGCGGGCAACAGGCCGACGGTGGCGGCTTGGCGGCGGTTAGGTGGTGCATGGCTAGCGGCTAAGGCAACGAGCATGTAATCCCCTCAAccctttttccatttttttttagtttcagATCTGGACCAAAATAACAATAGGGCGATTTTGCATGTATGTTGTGGGTGATTCTTTTTTGTATATGAACTATGTAGATGTGAAAAATTATCATGTGCTTATACAAATTGAAATGAGAATAAAATGGTAGACTATCATACAAATTTCACATATGAACCAAGAGAACAATAGGGTGCTTTTGCTAATTATGTCAATTATTTTTAACCTCACAATTATGTTGCTTTAattctaaagaaaaataaacaattatCAGTCATACATCAAGAAAATGGCAAAAACCACATGGGTACTATTGTCAACCTCTCCCCATCCTCTGTTTCAAGAGTTCTGGAGCTAAGCAAGGTAGCCAAACACATTTCATATGACCTCTAGCTCCCACTGGAGTGGGAGTTTGGAGCTAGGAGTTGGAGTTTGCAGCCTTACCAAACAGGGCCTTGGGGGTGtttgatgttattcttaacattaagcTACTGAGGGGAGATGATGGTGGGGTTACACTCCCACAATCTCACTATGTGGACAAAGTGTTGAGTCTCTTTGgttatagtgactgcaagccaACTCCTACTCCTTTTGATCCCATTGTgttattaaggaaaaaccgaagaataacAAGAGATCAATTGAGATACtctcaaatcattggttcaCTAATGTATCTGGTTAGTGCAATGAGActtgacatctcatttgctgtgagAAAGTTGAGCCAGTTTGTTTCAaatccaggagatgatcactggcgtacTCTGGAATGAGTATTGCGCTATCTAAAGGCACTGTGACCTATGAAATTCACTATGCTGGGTATACAAAAGTACTGGAGGGCTATAGTGATTCAAATTGGATGTCTGATGCGGATGAGATAAAAACCACAAGTGAATGTGTGTTCACACTAGGAGGTGGCGCTATTTCCTAGAAGTCTTGCAAGgagaccatcttaacgaggtcaacaataGAAGCATAACTGACAGCATTAGACATTGCCACTGTTGATGCTGAATGGCTTCGTGAGCTCCTGATGGATTTGCTAGCGGTTGAAATACCAGTTCCGACTATCCTAATGAACTTTGATAATCAAACGTTGATTACTAAGGTGAACAGTTCGAAAGACAACATGTAATAATTTAGGCACGTAAAGAGACAATTGAATTCTATAAGAAAGCTGAAAAACTCcagagtgatagcattggactataTCTAAACTGCTAAAAATTTGGTAGATCAGTGCACTAAGGGCATATCGCGTAATGTGATGGACAGTGCATTGAGTGAGATGGGCTTGAAACTCACTTGAGTTAcacaatagtggtgtcctgTACTATGTGATCGGGGATCCCATGAATTAGGATGGTGAAACAAGCTATTGGGTGGCTGGGGGAGAGACCCTTAAAAAGACTCATTTCTTTGATGTATTTTTCTCCTTGTTTGTATGGTAGGTTGGTGCATACCTTAATATGACCTGACTAGTTTTTCTTAAAGCAGAGATGTTAACCTACAGAACATCTGAGAAataacacacctatatgagtccGACTGCTAGTCACACTATATAAGATTTGGAtaatctctagatactcatgaaaattCTTGGAGTATGATTTATACACTCCAAACAAAGGGGATGCTATCGACAACCTAGTATCGGTTAAGGAATTAGGTAAAGCTTGATTGCACAAGAGTGACAATTCAAGGTATAGTCCATGTTCAGTTGTGGTCAGGTGTAGCCGCTTTtctaggtggaagttcaacttaacagtctctaCTGAAACACTGGTATAACAAACAGAAACAAAACCGATAACATTGAGCCTTGAAATTcggtggggattgttagaattaaatgggctaggcccaaatTAATCCTAGCAATTCCAAGGGCCTACAATTAATGTCAAGAGTTTAATACCACATTAGAAATCAATGAGAAAggatctcaacttaaataggatGCTAAATGAGAGCATCCGTTGAGCAGTTGAGGTGGTGGTAGGAATGCCACCGCACGCACGTGCCGGGCTAGGTGTGGTGTGCATGCGAACAAGCTACCTTTTTATGAGGAAAAGCATAACTGATTAATCCCATAACGTCTCTCTTGTTATCTCCCATCTCTGGGGTAGACTGAGGGATTACTTCCGCTGTTCCATCTCTCCGGTTCTTCGTCGGAAGACACTCTGCTTTTTTGTTTCTTCGTAGCTTCTGAGTAATTGCCCGTATGGGTACTCGAGACGACCAGGACTCCAGAACTCCGCACCTGTGCATGGGATCTTCGGCGTATATGGAGGGGTTAATTCCTCTGTTCCATCTCTTTGGTTCTCCCTCGAAAGACACTCTATTCTTCTGTTTTTGTGCAGCTTTATCTCTCCCTGGTTTTGAGTACCTGCACGCACGGGTACTCAGGACGAGCATGCCCTTGGAACACCATCCACCTGAGTAACTGCATTGGTAGGcaggcgatcaagtttttggggagCACGTTCTTTGCGTGAATGCTCTCAACATTGCTTCTTCTACATCGACAACCCTTTGCAACATGTTGACCAGTACCAGGAGCAGCGGCATTGGAGGAGAGCATCGGCAACAGAGGAGAAGGGAGCGACAACGACAACGATGGCGACAACACCAACACCATTGCCTCTGGATCTAGAGTGTTCTCCGGGTTTGTACTAGTCATCTCAGCAGTGTTAAATATGTTGTTAGATGCTATTATTTCTGGTAGCATATTCATGTTTATCACTATGTTAGAACTACCCTTCTTTTCACATGTCATGTTTATTATGCTATATTTCTGAATTAAAACATGCAGAActatgactatatttccaacaacGCCCTCATCCACATACGTCATCCCTAGCCACACCTGCAACTATCATCACAGTAGGCGGCCATGTCCCATTCCGTCACTGCCCCTTGTTCGAACCGCCATCGCTTGAGTGCACCCCATACTGTGGCCCTATCGTGCTTCTGGTCGGCAACCTCCCTCATGCCGGATCTCCCTCCATGCGACTCCAGGGAATGGGAAGAGAAAAAGGTAGAGGGGAGGAGAGTAGGTGTGATGAGCAGGGGAAGCATGCGTTTACGTGAGTCTATCCATCCCGTGGATACAAGTTTATCAAACATCGACTAGGCAGTGCGCGTCAAGGCTTGTGAGCTTTTGGAAACTAGCTGCCTGCTCATGCAAGGATGAGATGGATAGCCCGGTGTGCGAATACACCAGTATGGAATTATCTCATTCACGCAACTGCTTGCAAGGTTTTAGTGAATACTAGAAAAGGCATCCATCCTGCATTTTATGGCTGGTAAACGGCCATACCAAATCAAACGGACTATTTCTTAAAGATGATGTTGCACACTCTTtctggatttttcacaatttggtccttttgaaaaacttatttcgcaaatagacccctaaaaAAACTTGTCCCAGAAATAGTCTTTTTTGGGTGCCAGAGTTGTTGGCGCTGTCCTCCTACCAACGTGGCAGGTCGGTGCTGAGGTGGTAGGGGGTGCGCGCCAATGTGGCTAGCGCTGCCCCCGTCATTTTTTCCTCTCGTCTCTagtgtagaggagagagagaagtgcaacttttatttatttatttcacacttaggagcacacaagaaccaaccatagaaaaaataaactcaaatggacgaaatatgtgacttgtagaattttccaaagctctgcCGAAAAGTTTATCGCCtcaaaacacaatcttgcaagcagAATTTGGAGATTCTAATTTCGCTGAACTTGGCAAAGCAAGGGAGAATtgaatgtaactttttctgtagatatcCGTGAAtgtattatttgcctgattttgagtccgtatgagaaagttacgcctgttttaagaaatgacacccaaatgtaataaaaaaaacacaaagcctatgtaaaaaaaagagtgaatttcacaaaactacatgttttgtaGTCCAAGTTGTAGAAAACCGCATACACTTtaacacttggcacttaagtacatatattttggtagtgcagtttcacaaaaccacactatcaatgaatggattcacccgcaAGATGACGTAACTGTTTCACCTAGGACGAGGACTtggcatcctattaccagcaatcgcacgaaattaataggatgccacgtcctcatcctagatggaacaaccacgtcatctcacaggtgaatctattcatcgatagtgtggttttgtgaaactaaactaccaacatatatgtacttaagtgccaagtgtcaaaat from Oryza glaberrima chromosome 6, OglaRS2, whole genome shotgun sequence includes these protein-coding regions:
- the LOC127777675 gene encoding xyloglucan galactosyltransferase XLT2-like isoform X2 — translated: MPESPTSPPTSPLPGSPTNNATPPSPVSALLRATVLFAAFLALQLVLFKSLLTFPSSRFLPAPRRSNSTWANGAVDDAEECKAGLIYVYDLPPEFNHDLVAHCDRLWPWYSFCPYLSNGGLGRPAAEVPALSAVVPNASLPNWYNTDQFPLEVIVHRRLLSHRCRTIDASLATAFYVPFYAGLDVGSHLWGPNSTVADRDRAGARLLRWLRGQPFFAKSGGWDHFITLGRITWDFRRYGADGWGTNLVLMPGMENVTRLVIEGDRLDPLDVGVPYPTGFHPRRAADVRAWQEHVLSLDRRNLFGFAGAPRSGFPDDFRDVLLEECEDAGSDRCRAVDCRGTRCNDDGAAVMRLFMGSRFCLQPRGDSFTRRSLFDCMVAGAVPVLFWRRTAYDAYRWFLPRGEEGEWSVFIDRRALRVGNVSVRDVLEGYSERRVRRMRERVVEMIPRLVYGSSPDGLGDGMDDALDVALGGVLKRFRHRRWSIGHEERPPGRLVAGAPPRRGSSKTTTPPTSNGRNGSVIGQRASRHRSTAASSAYIKTVLSEAPASRSKSLQLS
- the LOC127777675 gene encoding xyloglucan galactosyltransferase XLT2-like isoform X1, which encodes MPESPTSPPTSPLPGSPTNNATPPSPVSALLRATVLFAAFLALQLVLFKSLLTFPSSRFLPAPRRSNSTWANGAVDDAEECKAGLIYVYDLPPEFNHDLVAHCDRLWPWYSFCPYLSNGGLGRPAAEVPALSAVVPNASLPNWYNTDQFPLEVIVHRRLLSHRCRTIDASLATAFYVPFYAGLDVGSHLWGPNSTVADRDRAGARLLRWLRGQPFFAKSGGWDHFITLGRITWDFRRYGADGWGTNLVLMPGMENVTRLVIEGDRLDPLDVGVPYPTGFHPRRAADVRAWQEHVLSLDRRNLFGFAGAPRSGFPDDFRDVLLEECEDAGSDRCRAVDCRGTRCNDDGAAVMRLFMGSRFCLQPRGDSFTRRSLFDCMVAGAVPVLFWRRTAYDAYRWFLPRGEEGEWSVFIDRRALRVGNVSVRDVLEGYSERRVRRMRERVVEMIPRLVYGSSPDGLGDGMDDALDVALGGVLKRFRHRRWSIGHEAERPPGRLVAGAPPRRGSSKTTTPPTSNGRNGSVIGQRASRHRSTAASSAYIKTVLSEAPASRSKSLQLS